Below is a window of Lycium ferocissimum isolate CSIRO_LF1 unplaced genomic scaffold, AGI_CSIRO_Lferr_CH_V1 ctg56___fragment_1, whole genome shotgun sequence DNA.
AGAATACCACGGACGAAGGGTTCAAACCCGTCCTTACAACATTCGACCTTAAATTCCCCGTTGTGGAAGGACAAGCTGAGGAATTCAGGTCCAAATATGATGACGGGAACGATAAGAGTGATGCTTTTATTGCAGGATATGCGTTCTTTTACGCGAATTATTCGTGCTTCTATGACAAACCGGGGTTCTATTTTGAGAGCCTTTACTTTAGGGAGAGTTACAGAAAGTTAGGAATGGGGAGATTGTTGTTTGGAACTGTTGCGTCCATTGCGGCGAACAACGGATTTGTTTCGGTGGAGGGAATAGTTGCAGTTTGGAATAagaagtcttatgatttttacATAGATATGGGAGTTGAAATATTTGATGAGTTTAGGTATGGGAAGTTGCACGGTGAAGCTCTTCAAAAGTATGCTGATAAGGAGAAAAGTGCTGAAGGAAactgttaatttatttatttattttaactaCCTTAAATTCCTATCAAtttattcttatttacttttgaaaaagCAGACTGTTCAGTGTGTGttgtattatttttgtatttaagaAATTTAATTGATTATCATATACTCCACAatctctctattttttttttttaacttgtacgtggcacaattactattttggaaTTAAGTCACCGATTTGATGATTTGTGCCGTCCACAATCTGAAAATTAGTAAGTCGTGCTATCCAAGAATTTTGGTTAGCAAGTGGACGACAAACCAGTATCAACGACAACAACATATAAGTGAAATCCCATAAATGAGCCTGGAGGAGAAGTAGGAATGTAACAGATGCAGATTTACTCTACCTACCTGAAAGCATCAATCAAGCTTCCGGATGACTTCGGCATTAGACAAAACAAGTATCAACAACAACGATCCATaccatatttttctttctttgtaaaCATATAGAACTGCTCGATTTGTTTAATCTCCTAGACGAGTCAGTCAACTTTTACTAGGAGGAAGCAAATGAGATACTTTTATGATATTTCGGCAAAATTAACTTCTTATTACACCAATTCTTTAGTGATCTTTTATGAGACTTACCAAAGTTGGGTAATTTTTCATcaggaaaataatttattgactGGGTGCATTATAACAAAAATTGAGTAATCATCCAAGAAATTATCTCAACTCATCTATATTCGCGTCAGCTTATTTAGCGATTGCTAATAGACCATACATATTGTTGATCAACGTTCTTGCAAATTCTTCTCCATCATATCACAATATAGGGCTGTGTAATTAACATGCCGACATTCGGGACCCTTCGCCGTTATAGTATTTGGTGAATTTGTCCCCTCAATAAAACCCTATTGAGAAGTCCATAATGTTAGGTTTTTGGATTTCCCTTCTTATGTgaaattggattaataaaactcaatccaatttggaccaggccaattttgcccaaaattttctctatatataggatcaatttagaTCTTATTTTgagaacacaagagtgaattcatagcagccatatagagagaaaaaaacgAGAGAGAAAGCGATTTTCGTCTGTAAATTTTCTCTTCAGAGTCCAATTTAAATTGCGTTTTCAGATTggttaaccgttggatcgtgctGAAATTTTAAGTGGAggttctcaacatctggttcttcAATTTCAACGGTGGAGATCGGATTTTGTGGTCTGTAGCTCCAGTGTTAGAGTACGAACAGTAGCTCATTTTTTGGGGTGATTTCTCTCGTTTCTTCGCTAGTTTTGGTGCtgtcttttatgtattgttgctccgtgcttggctttgttgttgtagccatttggagaacattgttgtaactcttgttgattatagtggaatttttttgggttggaggtcccgtggatgtttcctcttcgccttgaaggggttttaccacgtaaatttggtgtctcttccattcgatttatttttgcttgctttgatattttattgttggtatagctgctgcctggatttccatttgtgctagtgtttaatagtgtgggaagttcgtacttgggtatttcttccgctgttacctcgtcgtgcaatttggttattgcttgtttcttcccaaaaaagtggtatcagagcttgtggttgtatttggttgtgttgatcGTCTATTTGAATGATCGAGGCAAATATGAGCAAGATGGTTTGTTTAAATGACAGTAATTACCATATTTGTAAAAGCAAGATGAAAGATC
It encodes the following:
- the LOC132044968 gene encoding tyramine N-feruloyltransferase 4/11-like, whose translation is MTPAISETTTNSSPENNVTITEKIYTRVRLAEKADLYHIYQLFYQIHAYHNYTHLYKATESSLANLLFKENPLPLFYGPSVLLLEVSPTPFAEPKNTTDEGFKPVLTTFDLKFPVVEGQAEEFRSKYDDGNDKSDAFIAGYAFFYANYSCFYDKPGFYFESLYFRESYRKLGMGRLLFGTVASIAANNGFVSVEGIVAVWNKKSYDFYIDMGVEIFDEFRYGKLHGEALQKYADKEKSAEGNC